The following coding sequences are from one Paramormyrops kingsleyae isolate MSU_618 unplaced genomic scaffold, PKINGS_0.4 ups329, whole genome shotgun sequence window:
- the LOC140587538 gene encoding uncharacterized protein codes for MGKCKFSENWLHNPNFAPWLRPVSGSVFEVRCILCKKNLKLGTMGVKALETHMQCKKHKVAAETCRKTPGIYQFCSVEPTTVGLPQSAAASQTSATASASTSSTAISAPADIRATFASTTTLRAEVLWCLHTITKHQSYTANEAVGDVFRTMFPDSEIARTFKCGKDKTAYIARFGLAPYITKLLVADVNKEMFVLMFDESLNETSKSKQLDLHVRFWGQDRVQSRYLGSQFMGHGTAQDLLHHFKECALQLDLKNLLSVSMDGPNVNWRFLDLLQQEHHEQFGGTQLIVVGSCGLHTLHNACKRGFSIWHMEKVLRALHILFHNAPARREDFTALTKCTKFPLPFCGHRWLENLPVVERALEVWPSVTMYMDAVRKKKIPNPGTASYDTLEAAEKDPLILAKLHFYMAITRTFSPFLTFYQTDVPVIPFFAKDLAELLKSMLRRFVKKEVLKDISPLQLVRLDVSDNQSWVNPKEVNIGLGAESLLKELQKQKKIGELTVLEFRKDCLKMMSTIIQKVQEKSPLKYPVVRQVACLDPSMMLSDPDWCKSNMTKLVQKFLQAQQLSGGVSAGDVIIQQFSDMLSAENETLVSYRSTETRLDTFLHGVLAERYDELWGFCKKLLLLSHGQATVERGFSINKEVETCNMQEETMVTHRLVCDYVNICGGLLNVPISKELLASAASARSRYRMHLDQQKAKKITDVQAQKRKSLEENIEHLKKKKKILVQVSMSLQRDADQLAEEAEGKAGTLMAQLITKSNTLRKRYKEKTSELQQIETELEAKGKELRSIQ; via the exons ATGGGGAAATGTAAATTTAGTGAAAATTGGTTACATAACCCTAATTTTGCGCCGTGGTTAAGACCAGTTAGTGGCAGTGTGTTCGAGGTCCGGTGCATACTAtgcaaaaaaaacttaaaactcGGAACAATGGGAGTGAAAGCTTTGGAGACGCACATGCAGTGTAAAAAACACAAAGTGGCTGCGGAAACCTGTCGGAAAACACCTGGCATTTACCAGTTCTGCTCCGTCGAGCCCACAACAGTCGGCCTACCACAGAGCGCTGCTGCATCCCAAACATCGGCGACTGCATCAGCTTCAACTTCAAGCACTGCGATTTCCGCTCCAGCAGACATCAGAGCAACGTTTGCCTCTACCACAACACTCAGAGCCGAGGTACTCTGGTGTCTGCATACGATAACGAAGCATCAGTCCTATACTGCTAACGAAGCTGTCGGTGACGTTTTCCGAACTATGTTTCCAGACTCTGAAATCGCTCGTACATTTAAGTGTGGCAAAGACAAAACCGCATACATTGCCAGATTTGGACTGGCTCCTTACATAACCAAGCTCCTCGTTGCGGATGTTAACAAggaaatgtttgttttaatgtttgATGAGAGCCTTAATGAAACGTCCAAAAGTAAGCAGTTGGACTTGCATGTTCGATTTTGGGGGCAGGATCGCGTCCAGTCAAGATACCTAGGGTCACAATTCATGGGACATGGAACAGCTCAGGATTTGCTTCACCATTTCAAA GAATGTGCATTGCAGTTGGACTTGAAAAACCTTCTATCTGTTTCTATGGATGGACCAAATGTTAATTGGAGGTTTTTAGATCTCCTGCAACAGGAGCATCATGAGCAGTTTGGTGGCACACAGCTAATTGTGGTGGGGAGCTGTGGCCTCCACACCCTCCACAATGCCTGCAAACGTGGCTTCTCCATTTGGCACATGGAGAAGGTTCTAAGGGCCTTGCACATACTCTTCCACAATGCGCCAGCTAGGAGAGAGGATTTCACAGCTCTAACCAAATGCACAAAATTTCCACTTCCGTTCTGTGGACACAGGTGGCTCGAAAATCTACCAGTCGTGGAGAGAGCTTTGGAGGTTTGGCCATCAGTGACCATGTACATGGATGCAGTCAGGAAAAAGAAGATACCAAATCCAGGAACGGCATCTTATGACACTCTTGAAGCTGCTGAAAAAGATCCTCTTATTCTGGCAAAGCTACATTTCTACATGGCTATCACAAGGACCTTCAGTCCTTTCCTTACCTTCTATCAAACAGATGTGCCTGTGATTCCGTTCTTTGCCAAAGACTTGGCTGAGCTGTTGAAG AGTATGCTGAGGCGTTTTGTCAAGAAAGAAGTACTCAAGGATATCAGTCCACTTCAGCTGGTCAGATTGGATGTCAGTGACAATCAGAGCTGGGTCAACCCAAAGGAAGTAAACATAGGCTTGGGTGCAGAATCTCTTCTTAAG GAActacagaaacagaaaaagatAGGGGAACTCACAGTTCTGGAGTTTAGGAAAGACTGTCTTAAAATGATGTCTACCATCATCCAGAAAGTACAGGAAAAGAGCCCATTAAAGTATCCTGTAGTGAGGCAGGTGGCCTGTTTGGATCCCAGCATGATGTTGTCTGACCCTGACTGGTGCAAGAGCAACATGACAAAACTGGTGCAGAAGTTTTTGCAAGCCCAACAGTTGTCAGGAGGGGTGTCTGCTG GTGATGTGATAATCCAGCAGTTTAGTGACATGTTATCTGCTGAAAATGAGACCCTTGTCTCATACCGATCCACAGAGACCAGGCTAGATACGTTCTTGCATGGTGTACTTGCCGAGCGCTATGATGAGTTGTGGGGCTTTTGCAAGAAACTGCTTCTCCTGTCCCATGGGCAGGCTACAGTGGAGAGGGGATTCTCCATTAACAAAGAAGTGGAGACCTGCAATATGCAGGAGGAGACAATGGTCACGCATCGACTGGTATGCGATTATGTCAACATCTGTGGGGGGCTCCTCAATGTGCCTATTTCTAAAGAGTTACTGGCCTCAGCTGCATCTGCCAGGTCTAGATATAGAATGCACCTTGATCAGCAGAAGGCTAAGAAAATTACAGATGTCCAGGCACAGAAACGGAAATCTTTAGAAGAAAACATCGAGcacctgaaaaagaaaaagaaaattctgGTCCAGGTATCTATGAGCCTGCAGAGGGATGCAGATCAGCTTGCAGAAGAAGCTGAAGGAAAAGCTGGCACCTTGATGGCACAGCTCATTACAAAATCAAACACACTGAGGAAGAgatataaagaaaaaacaagtgAATTACAGCAAATTGAGACCGAGTTGGAGGCAAAGGGCAAAGAACTGAGATCAATAcagtaa